One segment of Coffea arabica cultivar ET-39 chromosome 7c, Coffea Arabica ET-39 HiFi, whole genome shotgun sequence DNA contains the following:
- the LOC113699248 gene encoding probable E3 ubiquitin-protein ligase ARI7: MGYLEGDWHDVIDVDSGDDDDDFYGGGNSDTPMSSMDSDEDCGFNSDSAPDYDFISNDSDDLLHSQQSQKNYTILKEEDIRCRQEDDITKVSTVLSVSREVASLLLRRYNWSVSTVHEEWFSDEEGVRKAVGLLEKPIVQFSADEEVTCGICFDSYSFCEIRAAACGHPFCRACWQGYINNAINDGPGCVTLRCPDPSCNAAVGQNMIDDLVTREFKEKYRRFLVRSYIEDNRKIKWCPGPECECAVEFVVGSGNYDVTCNCSYGFCWNCTEDAHRPVDCETVAKWILKNNAESENTNWILAYTKPCPKCKRPIEKNHGCMHMTCRSPCGFEFCWLCLGSWREHGRGTGGYACNGFSVTKKEGAVDETERRREMARKSLERYTHYYERWAANQKSRLKALIDLHQMQTNHLVRLSEIQCQPETQLKFITDAWLQIVECRRVLKWTYAYGYYLPENEDTKRRFFEYLQGEAEVGLERLHQCAEKELETYLKAEKPSDDFNDFRTKLTGLTAVTRNYFENLVRALENGLADVDSVGTCSKTSSKGAAGSSKQKGNGKRKEGTKHDRSGKQKVRNSGS, encoded by the coding sequence ATGGGGTATCTGGAAGGCGATTGGCACGACGTGATCGATGTGGATTCAggggatgatgatgatgacttTTACGGTGGCGGCAACAGCGACACCCCCATGTCGTCCATGGACAGTGACGAAGACTGCGGGTTCAACTCTGATTCGGCACCGGATTACGACTTCATCAGTAACGACTCCGATGATCTCCTACACAGTCAGCAAAGCCAGAAGAATTATACCATCTTGAAGGAGGAAGACATACGATGTCGTCAAGAGGATGACATCACTAAAGTATCCACTGTTCTCTCTGTATCCAGAGAAGTAGCAAGCCTACTGCTACGCCGTTATAATTGGAGTGTGAGCACTGTGCACGAAGAGTGGTTCTCAGACGAAGAAGGGGTCCGCAAGGCTGTTGGCTTGTTGGAGAAGCCGATCGTTCAATTTTCAGCCGATGAGGAGGTAACCTGTGGGATTTGTTTTGATAGCTATTCGTTCTGTGAGATCAGAGCTGCTGCATGTGGCCATCCTTTCTGTCGTGCATGTTGGCAAGGGTATATAAATAACGCCATTAACGATGGCCCTGGTTGCGTGACTTTAAGGTGTCCTGACCCTTCTTGCAATGCAGCTGTAGGTCAAAACATGATTGATGATTTGGTTACCCGTGAATTTAAGGAGAAGTACCGCAGGTTCCTTGTTCGATCTTACATagaggataataggaaaattaAGTGGTGTCCTGGTCCAGAGTGTGAGTGTGCGGTTGAATTTGTGGTTGGGAGTGGCAACTATGATGTTACTTGCAATTGCTCGTACGGATTTTGTTGGAATTGTACTGAGGATGCCCATCGCCCCGTGGATTGTGAGACTGTGGCCAAGTGGATCTTGAAAAACAATGCAGAGTCCGAGAACACTAACTGGATTTTGGCTTACACCAAGCCTTGTCCAAAATGCAAGAGACCAATTGAGAAGAACCATGGCTGTATGCATATGACTTGCAGGTCGCCTTGTGGGTTTGAGTTCTGCTGGCTGTGTCTCGGTTCATGGAGAGAACATGGTAGGGGAACAGGTGGCTATGCTTGTAACGGTTTCAGCGTGACCAAGAAAGAAGGAGCAGTTGATGAGACTGAAAGGAGGAGGGAAATGGCCAGGAAATCTTTGGAGAGATATACACATTATTACGAGCGGTGGGCTGCCAACCAAAAGTCAAGGCTAAAAGCTTTAATAGATTTGCACCAAATGCAAACTAACCATCTTGTGAGGCTAAGTGAAATACAGTGCCAACCTGAGACGCAGTTGAAGTTCATTACTGATGCTTGGCTTCAGATAGTGGAATGTAGGAGAGTACTAAAGTGGACATATGCTTATGGATACTACCTACCCGAGAATGAGGACACCAAAAGGCGGTTTTTCGAGTACTTGCAAGGTGAGGCAGAGGTTGGCTTGGAAAGGCTTCATCAGTGTGCAGAGAAGGAATTGGAGACTTACCTCAAAGCAGAAAAACCTTCTGATGATTTCAATGATTTTCGTACAAAGTTAACAGGTTTGACGGCTGTGACAAGGAATTACTTTGAGAACTTGGTTAGAGCATTAGAGAATGGCCTCGCTGATGTGGATTCAGTAGGAACTTGTAGCAAGACAAGCTCAAAAGGTGCAGCTGGGAGCAGTAAACAGAAAGGGAATGGGAAGCGCAAGGAAGGGACAAAACATGACAGGTCGGGGAAGCAGAAGGTGCGAAATTCAGGCAGTTGA
- the LOC113699954 gene encoding uncharacterized protein isoform X1: protein MSLTFPRVLHAPGLLYRSLTCTNHTGYLLFLPRTRRFCAITISSVSKSSEELMVVVGGGAAGIYGAIRAKTLAPNLKVVVVEKGKALSKVKISGGGRCNVTNGHCVDNMILAEHYPRGHKELRGSFFKMHSPMDTMTWFSDHGVELKTEDDGRVFPVSNSSSSVIDCLLSEAKSRGVILLTGKVVTSASSIARGKFTVRVEKRTADIVEYVEAEYLLIASGSSRQGYSLAAQLGHTIVEPVPSLFTFKIDDFQLAELSGVTFTKAKAKLKLDTMQKNVPPLTQVGPMLVTHWGLSGPVILRLSAWGARDLSISNYKGILEVDFAPDLHAEDVKSVLNQHKNRFPKQKLLSSWPSEFGLAKRFWKYIIDRKGLSGDILWSSISRGSLTSVAFLLKHCTFNVIGKGQFKDEFVTAGGVPLSEIYLNTMESRIQSNLFFAGEVLNVDGVTGGFNFQNAWSGGYIAGTSVGTLANGSNPRYREEDVA from the exons ATGAGCCTAACCTTCCCGCGGGTTCTTCATGCTCCTGGTCTCCTTTACCGTAGTTTGACTTGCACCAATCACACAGGTTATCTACTTTTCTTGCCCCGGACGAGAAGATTTTGTGCAATTACCATCTCATCAGTTTCCAAG TCAAGTGAAGAGCTAATGGTGGTGGTGGGAGGTGGAGCTGCTGGAATATATGGTGCAATCAGGGCGAAAACTCTGGCCCCCAATCTTAAAGTAGTTGTTGTCGAAAAGGGAAAAGCTTTATCCAAG GTTAAGATTTCTGGAGGTGGTCGCTGCAATGTGACTAACGGTCATTGCGTTGACAATATG ATTTTGGCAGAACACTACCCCAGGGGACACAAGGAACTGCGAGGGTCTTTTTTCAAGATGCACAGCCCAATGGACACCATGACTTGGTTTTCTGATCATGGGGTAGAGCTTAAG ACTGAAGATGATGGAAGGGTTTTTCCTGTCAGTAACAGTTCATCTTCTGTAATTGATTGCCTCTTGTCTGAAGCCAAGAGCAGAGGAG TTATACTGCTGACTGGAAAGGTTGTGACAAGCGCTTCCAGTATTGCCAGAGGGAAATTCACTGTCAGGGTAGAGAAACGGACAGCTGATATTGTAGAGTATGTGGAAGCTGAGTATCTTCTAATTGCAAGTGGAAGCAGCCGGCAG GGTTATAGTCTTGCTGCTCAGCTTGGTCACACTATTGTGGAACCTGTACCAAGCCTATTCACTTTCAAGATTGATGATTTCCAGCTAGCAGAGTTGTCTGGG GTTACATTCACCAAGGCAAAAGCTAAATTGAAACTAGATACCATGCAGAAGAATGTACCACCGCTTACACAG GTTGGACCAATGTTGGTAACGCATTGGGGGCTTAGCGGTCCAGTGATTCTTCGCCTATCTGCATGGGGAGCCCGTGATCTTTCCATTTCAAATTATAAAG GCATCCTTGAAGTAGATTTTGCTCCTGATCTTCATGCTGAAGATGTAAAATCTGTTCTCAATCAACACAAGAATCGATTCCCA aAGCAAAAGTTGCTCAGTTCGTGGCCTTCTGAATTTGGCCTGGCAAAAAGATTCTGGAAATATATAATAGACCGTAAG GGTCTATCTGGAGATATCCTCTGGTCTTCAATCTCTCGCGGCTCATTAACATCAGTTGCTTTTCTCTTAAAACACTGTACCTTTAATGTCATAGGCAAG GGTCAATTTAAGGACGAGTTTGTCACGGCTGGAGGAGTTCCGTTGTCTGAG ATTTACCTGAATACAATGGAAAGCAGGATTCAGTCCAATCTGTTCTTTGCTGGGGAG GTACTGAATGTTGATGGCGTTACTGGTGGTTTCAATTTCCag
- the LOC113699954 gene encoding uncharacterized protein isoform X2: protein MSLTFPRVLHAPGLLYRSLTCTNHTGYLLFLPRTRRFCAITISSVSKSSEELMVVVGGGAAGIYGAIRAKTLAPNLKVVVVEKGKALSKVKISGGGRCNVTNGHCVDNMILAEHYPRGHKELRGSFFKMHSPMDTMTWFSDHGVELKTEDDGRVFPVSNSSSSVIDCLLSEAKSRGVILLTGKVVTSASSIARGKFTVRVEKRTADIVEYVEAEYLLIASGSSRQGYSLAAQLGHTIVEPVPSLFTFKIDDFQLAELSGVTFTKAKAKLKLDTMQKNVPPLTQVGPMLVTHWGLSGPVILRLSAWGARDLSISNYKGILEVDFAPDLHAEDVKSVLNQHKNRFPGLSGDILWSSISRGSLTSVAFLLKHCTFNVIGKGQFKDEFVTAGGVPLSEIYLNTMESRIQSNLFFAGEVLNVDGVTGGFNFQNAWSGGYIAGTSVGTLANGSNPRYREEDVA from the exons ATGAGCCTAACCTTCCCGCGGGTTCTTCATGCTCCTGGTCTCCTTTACCGTAGTTTGACTTGCACCAATCACACAGGTTATCTACTTTTCTTGCCCCGGACGAGAAGATTTTGTGCAATTACCATCTCATCAGTTTCCAAG TCAAGTGAAGAGCTAATGGTGGTGGTGGGAGGTGGAGCTGCTGGAATATATGGTGCAATCAGGGCGAAAACTCTGGCCCCCAATCTTAAAGTAGTTGTTGTCGAAAAGGGAAAAGCTTTATCCAAG GTTAAGATTTCTGGAGGTGGTCGCTGCAATGTGACTAACGGTCATTGCGTTGACAATATG ATTTTGGCAGAACACTACCCCAGGGGACACAAGGAACTGCGAGGGTCTTTTTTCAAGATGCACAGCCCAATGGACACCATGACTTGGTTTTCTGATCATGGGGTAGAGCTTAAG ACTGAAGATGATGGAAGGGTTTTTCCTGTCAGTAACAGTTCATCTTCTGTAATTGATTGCCTCTTGTCTGAAGCCAAGAGCAGAGGAG TTATACTGCTGACTGGAAAGGTTGTGACAAGCGCTTCCAGTATTGCCAGAGGGAAATTCACTGTCAGGGTAGAGAAACGGACAGCTGATATTGTAGAGTATGTGGAAGCTGAGTATCTTCTAATTGCAAGTGGAAGCAGCCGGCAG GGTTATAGTCTTGCTGCTCAGCTTGGTCACACTATTGTGGAACCTGTACCAAGCCTATTCACTTTCAAGATTGATGATTTCCAGCTAGCAGAGTTGTCTGGG GTTACATTCACCAAGGCAAAAGCTAAATTGAAACTAGATACCATGCAGAAGAATGTACCACCGCTTACACAG GTTGGACCAATGTTGGTAACGCATTGGGGGCTTAGCGGTCCAGTGATTCTTCGCCTATCTGCATGGGGAGCCCGTGATCTTTCCATTTCAAATTATAAAG GCATCCTTGAAGTAGATTTTGCTCCTGATCTTCATGCTGAAGATGTAAAATCTGTTCTCAATCAACACAAGAATCGATTCCCA GGTCTATCTGGAGATATCCTCTGGTCTTCAATCTCTCGCGGCTCATTAACATCAGTTGCTTTTCTCTTAAAACACTGTACCTTTAATGTCATAGGCAAG GGTCAATTTAAGGACGAGTTTGTCACGGCTGGAGGAGTTCCGTTGTCTGAG ATTTACCTGAATACAATGGAAAGCAGGATTCAGTCCAATCTGTTCTTTGCTGGGGAG GTACTGAATGTTGATGGCGTTACTGGTGGTTTCAATTTCCag